The genome window TCGAATTCTTGCTCAAGTTTTTCTTGCGCTTCTTTCGATTCTTCATCTTCCATCTCACCTAAGTCTAAACCGCCTCGAGCAACAGATTGCAACTGCTTGCCGTCAAACTCAGTTAAATGACTGACTAACCATTCATCAATACGGTCAGACATTAGTAACACTTCAATGCCTTTCTTACGGAATACTTCTAAATGCGGGCTGTTTTTCGCTGCTTCAAAGCTATCAGCAACCACATAGTAAATTTTATCCTGACCTTCTTTCATCCGCTCGATGTAGTCAGTCAATGATACATTTTGCTCAGGCGTATCTTCATGCGTTGATGCAAAACGTAACAGTTTTCCAATCGCTTCTTTATTAGCAAAATCTTCTGCCGGACCTTCTTTTAGTACTTGACCAAATTCATTCCAGAATGTTTGATATTGCTCTTTGTCCTTATTACCTAATTTTTCAAGCATTTTAAGTACACGTTTAGTACAACCTTTACGAATTGCTTGTGTCACTTTATTGTCTTGTAAAATTTCACGCGATACGTTTAGCGGTAAATCATTAGAATCTAATAAACCTTTAACGAAACGCAGGTAAGTTGGCATAAACTGTTCAGCATCATCCATAATAAAAACGCGTTGCACGTACAGTTTTAAACCATGTTGTTTTTCACGATTATATAAATCAAACGGTGCCTTGCTTGGAATGTAAAGCAATGATGTATACTCTGTTTTACCTTCTACCTTGTTGTGTTCCCACAATAATGGATCGGCAAAATCGTGTGAAACATGCTTATAGAATTCTTTATACTCTTCTTCACTAACATCAGCTTTTTCACGCGTCCAAAGCGCTGTTGCTTTGTTAACCGCTTCCCATTTAGCAGGTATCGCATCACGTGCTTCAACCGCAGGGGTAGTCACATTACCCTCTTCGTCTTTCACTTCTTCTTGTGCTTCAACCGCAGGTACTTCAGGTGTTAACATTTCAACCGCTACGGAAATATGATCTGAATATTTAGTGACGATTGATTTTAAGCGCCAGTCATCAGCAAACTCTTTTTCATCTTCTTTTAAATGAAGAATAATGTCGGTACCACGATTGGCTTTTTCAATTTTTGAGGTGGTGAATTCACCTTCCCCTTCACTTTGCCACTCCACCCCTTCTGAGGCTGGTACGCCAGCAGCTCGAGAGCGTACGGTCACTTTATCAGCAACGATAAACGCAGAGTAAAAACCAACACCAAACTGACCAATTAATTGTGAGTCAGCCGCTTGATCTCCCGACAGCTTAGAGAAAAATTCCGCAGTACCAGATTTAGCAATAGTACCTAAATGCTCAACGATTTGGTCATGAGTCATACCAATACCGTTATCAGAGATAGTGACAGTATTCGCGTCTTTATCTGCGCTAACACGAACACGTAAATCACCATCGCCTTCAAATAAATCAGCATTTGATAATGCCTGAAAACGTAATTTATCCGACGCATCAGCAGCATTGGATACTAATTCACGTAAGAAAATTTCTTTATTGGAATAAAGTGAGTGAATCATTAATTGAAGTAATTGTTTTACTTCAGTTTGAAAGCCATGAACTTCTTTTTGACCTGTCTCAGACATCTGAGCCATCTCCTATCTGAATATCTTAAAATTACGAATTGATAAGGTAAAACCTTAGGATAAATAGAAATATGGGGATAACAGATCTGAATTCAAGCGCAATTAGGCTTCAAATAATAAATTTTTAATCTTTTACTTAAATTTTCTCTATTAGCAACACTGTTTGTTGATCGCAGTATGACTCTCGGCAGGTGTTGGTATCACAGCTTCCAAAAATAACATTTTCATGGCTTCGCGCCAATTTGTAAAGAATACTCCCAAGCAATAGCCGGACTTGATTCTAAATATAAAAACAAAATAGATGATAGATATTTTACTAGCACTGATTTACCCGCTCGCAGAAAGCGACAATATAAAGCACGTATCAATTAGCAAAAAGCAGTGATTAACCAACATTCTCTCCAAGCCCCCATTGCGTTTGCCAAACTAATCACCTGCAATAATATCATTGCCGGATTTGTCATTCATAGCTGGAAATTTGCCACTTTTTTTGGTACCAGAGAACTATTTATGCAGGCGATTTATATTAAATCTGAATTTCGCCGACAAGGCATTGCTGCTAAAGCACTTGGACAACTTGCACAGTTCACTTTAACGTCAGGTTGCTCCAGAATGGAATGGTATGTAATGGATGACAACTCCACAGGTATAAAATTTTACGACACGTGAGGTGCAAGCACGCTAACACAGACTAAAGTAAAACGCTTTTCAAAGTCCGCAATAGAAAAGCTCGCGACCGTCGCTAATACGTCAGTAACTTACTTAGCTAGGCTGCCACCCAAAATAACTAACATATTAAACACTTGTAAATCTTTAGCTGTGCCCTTAACGTTTAAAACTCATATTCTATGGCAAAACGTAAGGTATGATCTTTTCCTGACTGGGTGATTTCGCTAATAAATGCCGCTTCCCATTTCAACTGTTTTTGTCCTTTATATCGATGTATCCCTTGAAACGCAGGACCTATGCCTAGAAAATCTTCCCCCGCATAAAGTTCAATCGCTGGCTGTAACATTGGTGTATATCGATACCTTAGTTTGATACGGGCTTCACTTTCCCACTCATTTTCGCGAGTATGCCCCCATTCATAGATAGCAAATAAGTTGACCGTTAAACTGGTTTTGCCAAACTCTTTTTCAACAAGTAAACCTGTAGCTACTTCCCAGTTATCGTTGATATGCTCTTTTTCTACTTCAAACAGCAGGCCCCAATCCGCCCAATACTGCCCCTGATCGGTTAACATCCAGCGAGTTTCAAATTCATAACCTGCCAAACCAAAATCATCAGTATCAAGTTCACGCTCACCTAACAAATAGAGCTCAACCGTAACATACTCAGACATCGAGTAACCATAACCCAGCCGCTGCCCTAACTGATTACCTTTCGTATCAGACTGTCTTGACATAAAACGCCACTCAACTCGCTGCTCTTGTGGCAACAAATGAGGGGAATAAACTTTATCAACCACTACCCCATCCGCAATAGATTGAAATGAAATCGTTAACACAGCCCAGATAAAAATTAATTGCTTCATCTGTTATCTACCTTACCTACACTGACATCCGCCACTTTGTTAAACGAATACTTACCCATAATAAATTTACCCAGATAAAAAAGGGCTATCGCACTTAGATAAATGATGAGATAGCTCATTGATGGCGTTGCTTCATAGCCTATTAACGCTTGAAAAACATGGCCATACTCAGAACTGTCTTCTATTAACCAACCACTGTTCCATAACGCGGAACTGTCACTGAGCAAGTCTACCTGCGACAATAAATGCACCATTTGCGCCACCAGTCCAGCGAGAAAGCATGCCCACAGTGCCTGCCAGTAGATGCGATAATGATTATTCGCCAGCCAGCGTAAGAGAAAGAACAATAAGATACTAAAGCTCAGGCCGATACCAGCAGCAACCAACACCCCAAGTAATAGACTCATTTCATTGGTGCTGCGATTAATATAACCATTAAAGTAAATTAAAAAGTAAGTGCCTTTAATAATGAACTGACAAGATAAACCAATAAAAAGTCCTATGTAGGTCATTAGCTGATGTTGACCACCGTGCAACGAGCTGACACTAGCATAAAGTAAAGCAAAATATGAACTTAACATTAGCGCAGCAAAGGCTAGTTCCAACCCTGCTCCCTGAAAATTCTCGCTAAAATATGGGGCTAATTCAAAAAATATAATACCGCCGATAATGCTGATCATCAGCACAGCAATAACGCGCTTAAATGAGATAAACGAAGGGTTGATACAGGCCATTATCCAAACCAATAAAATAGCCAGTGGCAATAAGTCTCTTAACACCAATATAACCGTATTAATCAGCATCAGAGTCCCCTTTTACTATCACTTTTCCTGTTGCTGTATTCGGGTTATATTCACCAAAAAACTCATAATCGCCCGGTGGTAAAGGGCCAATATAAATCGTTGATTTACGTCCGGGAAAAATCACCTTTTCCCGATTCAGATCAAAACTATCAAATTCTTCAGCCTCGGCATCCTTATTAAAGATGATGAGTTTGACCTTTTTTCCTGCTGGTATCTCAATTTCTGCCGGAAAAAATAAATGATTTTCCAAGGTCAAATGAAATTCCGGGATCTCTTTTGCCCACAGCCGAATACTGTTGAGCAATAACAAGCCGGCAAACAATAAAAGAGTGCTGATATTTATTCGCATGTTAACTTCCATTGCTCTGTCGTTGTGCCCCTTGTGCTAGCGGAATAAAAACCAGCACTTTTAACCCACCTAGTACAGACTGTTCAAGTGCAATGCGACCTTGGTGCAATTCAACAATATGCTTAACAATTGACATCCCTAAACCACACCCTGTTACTCCGGTATTTTGTCTGGCCTGCTCTAAACGATAGAAACGATCGAAGATTTTTTCTCGCTCCGCCACTGCAATACCAGGCCCATTATCTTCAACTATGACACAGAGTTCTTGCCCGTTTAACTGTGTCGACAGCTTGATTTCACAGCCCTTTCCAGCATATTTATTGGCATTACTGACCAAGTTTTCAAACAAGGTTTGCAAAGAGAACTCGTCCCCTTTAACCCAATATGATTGGCTGTCTAACGACACCGTTTGTTGTTTATCTTCGATCCTAACATAGAGTTTAGCAATAACACTTTGTAAAATAGACTGGATATCAAGTGCTACAAGGCAATGATTAAAATTTTCAGGTGAGGTGCGATTAAGTGCGAGGATCTGTTCAACCACATGGGCCATACGCTCAACCCCTTGTTGTAATTCTTCAAATGAGTCTGTAGTTAAACTGTTATTTTGGTACGACGAAACTAAGTTATGAGCAGCAATATTCAAAACGCTGATCGGGGTTCTAAGTTCATGAGCGGCATCAGAGGCTAATCGTTTTTCGCGGGCAAATGACGATTTCAATCGCGCCAAAACAGAATTGATCGTATCAACGATAGGTTCAAGTTCTTTTGAGTTTTTCACCAACGCCACCGGCTCAAGTTCATCCGCCGACTTAGCTTTCAATTGTTTTGACAAATTTCTTAATGGTGACAAACTTGTCCTCACCGCCAGCAGTACCAACAAACCAATCAAAGGGATAGTGATCACAACGGGAGTAATTGAAGTCAACAGCACCCGCTCTGCAGAGACAATACGTTGATTTTGTCGTTGTGCCACCATTACCCACCGCTGAGCAAATTGCTGACAATAAACCCGCCAACGGGCACCTAAAAAATTTTTATAACCAAAGCCCTGAGTAAAGCCAGTTAATGGAATCTCAGGGCTATTGCTGGAGCGCACGACTAATTGCTGATTTTGCCAAACCTGATAAGCAAACGGTGTCTGATTTTCTTGCTTTACTACAACCTCAGTGGATTTAACGCTGGTAAGTGAATGAGCAAGGCTCACCAGTTCCTGATCTAAGATCATTTCCAGTTCACTCATTGCTGCCCGATAGCCATGCAAAGCAGCACCAAACGTTGCTAACGTAACAATGGAAATGATCAGTAAAAACAAATAACGCTGGATCGACATCTAGCGCTTACTCACGATATAACCGACACCTCGCACCGTTTTAATAAAATCTTTCGGTAACTTTTTCCTGACATGGTGAACATGCACTTCAATGGTATTACTGGCGACTTCTTCTCCCCATTCATAAAGCTTATTTTCCAGCTGCTCTTTTGACTGTATTCGGCCAATATTTTCCATCAATGATTTCACTATCATATATTCACGACGAGAAAAGCTCACTGCCTCACCATCAAGGAAAACCTGATTCGCCTTAGTATCTAAAATAACGTTATTGTGAGTAATTCGAGCACTGTCTGCGGTACCTAAGCGGCGTTCAATCACCCGTAATCGGGCAAATAACTCAGCCATGTCAAACGGCTTGACTAAGTAATCGTCCGCACCATAATCCAGCCCTTCGACTTTATCATCTGAGCTGTCTCTGGCAGTTAAAATTAAGATTGGTAGCTGTTTATATTTCGCCTTAGCTTGTTTTAACACCTGCAAACCATCCATATCTGGTAAGCCTAAATCCAAGATCACCATTTCCACCGAGCCTGCTGAAATAGCCAGCAATGCCGATTTTCCATCATGAACACAGTCGATACTATAGCCTTCTCTCCTTAGTGACTGCTGTAACCCTTGCGCTAAGGCGATATCGTCTTCTACCAATAATACTCTCATCTATGCTCTCTGTTTCTTCTCATTATTCTTTGTTATTAGGGCGTATTAATGATGTTTTTTCTTTAACTTTCTATCAATTTTAGCCATCAGTTGGGTAATTTCATAATGTCGAGATTTATCGGCAAGTGGGCGATTTTCTCTCGTTGGCGCCTGCTGCGCGCGCTCTAAAAACATTTTAGCTTTCTCATATTTGCGCTCTTCAAACCAATATTCAGACATAAAATAATTGGGATCTATTCCATCAGGGTTTAACACTAATGCCCGCTCAAGCAACTCTTTTGCTTTATCATCATCGCCAAAACCGATTGGCCAGCCAGGCACTTTATAATACAAGGTTCCTAAACTGGTATAGGCAGAACCGTCTAAGACAGTATCATTGATAGACAGCGCTTTTTCTAACGATTTTTTCGCCTTTTTAGCAAAAGACAAAGCTCCTAGCCCCCCTTTCGCCCCAGCATAACTTGATTGAATGATACCAAGCCAGACCCAATTTTCCGCATTATCTGGCTGCTGCTTCAGTGATATTTCTACTTGAGCAATCAATTGCTCAAAACCTTTAAGCTGAGCTTTATCGCTTAATTGATAATTGACCTCTGCCCATTTATGCTGAATATCTAATAACTCATTATTATCTAAACCATCAGCTTTCGCGCTAACAGCAACATTAATTAACGTAGATAACACTATAAATAATAGTGATTTATTTAACAATTTCATTTGATGACTCCTGTTGTTGATGACTCTTTTTTTGAGTCAGTGACAATTGCGGCAAGTAATGACAAATTACCTTTAATTTTTTAGCTAATGCGTTATCAACCAGTTCAGGCAAAAATCCGTTTAGTCGAGCAAAAAACTTTTCCGGCCAGCCAATACTCATCCGTTTTTGCTTTTTGGTGATAAACGTCAATAATTGTTGAGCAACATATTCCGGACTATCAACACTGTTACCTAAGGCAAAATTCATTTCATCAACATGTGCACAATTAATTGCTGTTGCGGTAGTACGCGGGGCAAAGTAGCCGACATGAACCGAACGGTTAGCCAGCTCACGTGACAGTGCCTCACTAAATCCACGTAAGCCAAACTTACTTGCGCTGTAGCTGGTAAAACAAGGAAAAGCTATCGCTCCAAATGCCGAACCTATATTAATAATACTGCCTTGATGAAACTCTATTTGAGACAGTAAGGCATGAGTTAACTGCATTGGAATGGTCAAGTTCATGGTCAGTTGTCGCGCTATTTCTTGACTATCTTGATGCTCAAATAAGCCAAATGCGCTAATGCCAGCATTGTTGATCAAGACGCTAATATCCGCGCGCTGTTTCAGCTGAGTTAATAGCTTTTGACGCTGCTCAGCAACTAATAAGTCACAGGCCAAAACTTCATGAGTACCGGTTAACTCAAGTTGAAGTTGTTTAAGTTTGTTGCTGTCTCTGCCGTGCAAAATGAGAGAGTAACCGGCATTAGCTAATCTATGGGCAATAGCTTTACCAATCCCCCCAGTTGCGCCAGTAAGTAAACACTTAGTTATTTGTGTCATTCTGCCTCCTATGCTGCTTTGGCAATACCATGTTGTGGATTTAAGGTTCTGAAAATATCGCCATATAAGACAAAGAAACGTTTGGCGGCATGAATAATCACTTGCTGTTCGTGTTCGTCATATATTTTTGCCATCAAAGACTGGAAAAACTTCACATGCTCTTGATCAAGAGCACCATGAGAGCGTAAATAACTAAAAGCCTGTTTAGGTAACTGCAATTTTTGCTCAATACTATCTGCAGCCGCATCCGCCATCGCGATACTGGTACCTTCAAGCACATGGACCATGCCGAAAAAACCTAAAGGATTCAAGCGGTTAATCATGTCGTATGCATACGCCACCATAAGCTCAGTTGCCGCAGAGGGCTGACTATGACGTGCTGTTTCCTTATCAAAACCACAATGCTGAATGTCATTTAAAATCCACTCTTGGTGACCGAGTTCTTCTTCGATGTATTCGGCAACCGCTTCTCTGAGCCACTCTTTCTCTTCAGTTAACTTAGCCCCGACATTCATTAACAATGGGACCGTATGTTTTACGTGATGATAAGCTTGGGTTAGAAATGCGACATAATCGTCCAAACAAAAACTGCCTTCCATACATTGCACTATCATAGGAGCAGATAGTAAGTATTCGCGTTCGGTTTGCGTTTCGCTAATTAATCGTTGATAAAGTGTCATATTCGGCCTCGACGTTAAATAAAAGGAATAATCTTAAGCAGCGGTTTGCTCGCTCAATGTCGGTTGTTGATAAAGTTGGTAAATTTCATTTTGGTAAAAACGAGCAATATTGGCGCGTTTCAACTTTCCGGTAGTAGTCAGTAAATTATCTAGCGGAGAAAAAGCCTGTGTTAGGCAAAGGTAGTTTTCGATCTTTGCATACTGGGGTAAGCCTTGATTTACTTGCATAATAAATTGCGCCACACTATTAGTACTAACCGCAGAGTTAACTGGTACCAGTAAAGCAACGCAGTAGGGCTGATTATCCCCTAGCACTAATACCTGGCTAAAGAGTCCACTGGCAAGTAGCTCACTTTCGAGCCATTCAGGAGAGATGTTACGACCATAAGAATTAACCAGCAGATTTTTTTTACGTCCTTGATAAAACAACTGCTTCCCTTTCATAGACATCAAGTCACCTGTAGCCACTTCTTGTGGACACCAGCTTTCAGGCTGGCCGAGATAACCAAGAAAGCAATTGCCTGTCACCACCAGTTCGTCATTTCGGATTTCTGCATTAATATGCGGTAACAGTTGACCAACGGATGCGTTATCTAACATTTGCTTCGGTGATTGCAAGCTCACAACCGAACTCACCTCTGATAGACCGTAGCCCTGATAAACGGGTAAACCAAGCTCCCTCGCTTGCGCTAATACGCTAGCAGACGTTTTACTACCACCAACGGCAATAAAGCTTAAATTTTGTGGCGCTTGCCAGCCTTGCTTACTCGCGCCAATCAGCACTAACAACAATTCAGGAACCAAGATAAAACTGTTCGGGTTACTTTGGCTGATCAGTGCTAATAACCGCTCAACTGACTGTAACTGACAACCATTAAAGCCCCGTTGGTGCTCGTTCGCTATCTTCACAATGCCACCAGCTAATAATGGCGCGTAGATACCAGCAATATTTTCCAGCAATAGCGAAAAAGGTAACAGTGATAAATGACACGGTTGCTCAATATCAATAGTTTTACGCAAGGCATTAGCCACATTGAGCTGCTGTTGATAATCTAAACAGACGCCTTTCGGTTGCCCGGTAGAACCAGAAGTAAAAGTAACTTTAGTCGTGCCCTTTGGTAACAAAGGCGTTTCAACTTGTTTAACCCTAAAAGCGTTAAGCTCACACAATGGAAAATCTATAACTTGATTGAGCCCATCACCCTGTGCTGAAATTACTAATTCAGGCTTTACCGAAGACAACACGTGTTGTTGCTGTTGCCCACTAAAAAATGTCGGTATCGGCGTTAAACAGACAGCACTTTCCTGACACGCCAAATCCACTAAAACCCAGTCAATTGAATTATCAGCAATCAGAACGACATTAGTGACTTTCTGCGCTACTAACCATGCTGACAATTCATTAACCGCGCTAATCAATTGCTGATAATTAAGCGCCCTAGACTCCTCACTGAGTGCAACAGATTTTTGTTGGTGTTGCTTAATACTATCGATTAACGACATAGCTTTACTTCCCTGTATGTTTAAAAGGTAAATGTAACGATAACGTTTGACTTAGTTGTGCGATTTCATCACTAAGCTGCTCAAACATTTTGCTATATCTAGGCGTGCGGTTAATCACCTTGACCACTTGTTGCAAATCAACCGCGACAACATTCGGATTTGTCTCGTAATAACGTCCCCAGTTGTCTTCACGATTTTGAATATACTCAGCTTTTGCCGGGCAAATAACTGTCGGCGTAATCCCGGTACTTTGAATTAAACTCAGTACCTGCTCAGTGCCAGCAAATACCATATAGCGTTGCTCGTTGATAAAAAGGGCAACTGCTGTCAGTAAAAACAAGGGTAAAGTTAACGGCTTAGCATTGCTATAAAGGTTACCGATTTCAACAATTTGACTGCGCGCTACCTGTTGTGAACTAAACAGTGTTAATGTTTCTATCGGTGCAGCTAAATATTGTTCAATAAATAATGGTTGTTGAGCGTTTCTTAGTCCTAGCGCCGCACAATGCTTACCTTTAGTAAGGGTAATAAGTTGCGGCATAAATTCAGAAAAGCAGGCTCTAAATGCTTTTTGATAGCCTTGAAGAATAAACTGTTCAACAGATTGTCTGGCTGAGTCCTGTTGAGCAACCAGCGCTACGGTAACTGGAGTTGAGGTTACTTTACGAGAGTTGTATGCACATGTTTCATTGTGTGCTGCATGGGTAGTTAACATAACTGACTCCTAAATTACGAGGTTATGTTAACTATAAAAATCCAAGCTTAAATAAAACTTAAGGTTGAGAATAAAATACGGTTTATTGCATTACTATTTAAAATCAAAAGAAAAATCAAAATGTTAAATAACTAAAAAATCGAAAAACAATCTAATCAAATAAATCTCATCCACTAAAAACTATAGTGTTTCCGTCCAGATAAGGCGTGTGACAAAGTGTTGCCATCAACATATTCCAGTTCACCGCCCACGGGCACGCCATGAGCGATACGAGAAATATTAACTTGGTATTTATTGGCAAGCTCAGCAATGAAATGCGCGGTTGCTTCTCCTTCAACCGTCGGGTTAGTCGCTAAGATCACTTCGCTAAATTGTCCCTGCCCTAATTGTTTTTCCAAAATATCTAACCCTAAATCATCCGGCCCGATACCATCAAGCGGAGATAGGTGCCCCATTAAAATAAAATATAAACCTTGATATTCACCGGTTTGTTCAATCGCAATGACGTCAGCTGGAGTTTCAACAATACATAACTGACCACGCGCCTGACGCTTTGGACTCAGACAGATATCGCAGACTTCTTGTTCGGTAAATGTACGGCATTGACGGCAGTGGCCAATGTTTTCCATCGCCTTGGCAAGCGATTCCGCCAACTTTGTACCACCAATACGATTACGCTCTAACAAATGAAAAGCCATACGCTGAGCCGATTTAGCACCGACCCCCGGTAAACATTTAAACGCATTAATCAGTTCTTGTACAAGGGGACTAAATTTCATGACAAACTTCAGTGAAAAGAAAAATTATCGCTAGTCTAACTGAGTTAACGAAGAAAATTAATCAAAAAAAGTGCCCGCGAAAATATTGTGCAAATTCCTACCTTGTGAAAAATTTCGCCTATAATGCTACTGATACTACCGCTTTATGTTACATACTTTCATTGGGTAAGGAAGATAGCGTATATGGATTTTAGCAAAGACGCCAATATCTTGATCTGTGATGATTCAATAACAAACACATTGATTTTAAAAGAATTGATCGAAAATGAGCTGGATGCCAACGTCATTTGTGTGACCGATCCTCGTAATGTCCAACCTGAGCTTGCAGAGCATACGATAGACCTAGTACTTCTTGATATTGAAATGCCCTATTTAAACGGTTTTGAGGTCATGGATATCATCAGACAATCGACCGAAGTGGATGAATTACCAATATTAATCATCACAGGCAATGAAGGTATTGATGTCCGCAATAAAGCCTTAGCCAGTGGTGCCAATGATTTTTTAAATAAACCTATCGATCAGATTGAAGTCATTTTACGCGCACGTAATTTACTGAAAATTAGAAAGAGCTATCTACTGCACAAAGAAACAAATACCGTGTTAGAACATCAAATAGAGCAACGCACTGATGAATTAAATCAATCGATTAAAGCCTTACTTCAAAGTTTGGCTGCTGCTGGTGAATTAAAAGATAATGAAACCGGAAAACACGTATTAAGAGTGGGTCAGTTCGCTCGAATTTTAGCGCAAGGTTATGGATTATCTAAAGACCTGATTCATATGATAGAACTGACCGCACCGCTGCACGACATTGGAAAAATAGGCATTCCAGACAGCATATTATTAAAACCTGCTAGTTTAACCGAACATGAGCGTGAAATAATAAAGCGTCACACTATTTATGCCCAAGATATGATCAATCACGATTCCCCCTTGATCCAAATGGCTAAATCTATCGCCGTCAGCCATCATGAAAACTGGGATGGCAGCGGCTATCCAAACGGATTAGCAGGACAATCGATTCCGATAGAAGGCCGAATTACCGCCCTTGCAGATGTTTATGATGCACTGACAACCAAACGCCCTTATAAAGAACCCTGGCCGGATCAAGAAGTACTGCATTACATTAAAGATCAGTCTGGCAAACAATTTGAACCTTTATTAGTGGAGATATTTCTTGCTAATATAGAGCAGTTTAATGCTATTAAAGAAGAATTATCCGATCATTAATACCGTCCCGATAGAATCACTGCTGGATAAAATCAGACATTGCACCCTTTGTGCATCAGAATTACCATTAGCAGCTAAACCAATTTTACAAGCCAGCAGTCAAAGCAAAATATTAATTGCCGGGCAAGCCCCTGGCAGCATCACCCACGAAAAAGGCAGGCCATTTGATGATAAAAGTGGTCAGCGGTTACGAAGCTGGCTTGGCGTCAGCTGCGCGCAATTCTATGATGCTAAGCTATTTGCCATTGTTCCTATGGGTTTTTGTTACCCGGGAAAAGGTCAATCCGGTGATTTACCCCCTATGCCTTTATGCGCAAAAACTTGGCGCGCTCAAGTACTCGCCCAGTTGCCAGACATTCAGTTAACTTTAATGCTTGGTAAATACGCGATTAACTGGCATTTACAAACGAATGCAAAAATTACCGACTTAGCACAAGATTGGCAGCGTTTACTGGCACACAATCAGTTGGTATTGCCTCACCCCAGTCCACGCAACAATTTATGGTTGAAAAAAAATCCCTGGTTCGAGCAACAAGTGCTACCGGCTTTACAGCAAAGAGTAAAGCAAATAATACCTGACCAAGTTAGCCGATAGCTTTAAGCGCCTGCTCAAGTGCCGGCATCATTGCCTGCAAGCGTTTGTGATGACTATCGCTGATTAATTGATAGAGCGCATATAAAAACTGTCTGGTATTGTGCAACTTAGCCAAGCCTTGCTGACTTTGATAAACCGCTTGCCAGTTATCAAATGGCTTAGCTTGAGAGAGTTGTTCAAGCCATGTTTGCCACTGTTCAATAGTTAACTCTTGACGCAAAAACAGATAAATCACTGGCATAGCGATACGTTTAGATTCACCGTAAATATAAAAATGGTTATTACCAGCCACCACCTGACGTTTTAACGCCGCTAGCATTTGCAGCAACTGCGCTTTGTTCATTGCCGGGTTTAATGCCAATTGCAACATCACATCAGCACTATGAGCGATGTTATGGCGCCAGCCAAATTCGCTATCAAAGCCTCGGTAATCCTCTATTTCAGTAAAATATTGTGTAATGGTGGTTA of Thalassotalea insulae contains these proteins:
- a CDS encoding SDR family oxidoreductase produces the protein MTQITKCLLTGATGGIGKAIAHRLANAGYSLILHGRDSNKLKQLQLELTGTHEVLACDLLVAEQRQKLLTQLKQRADISVLINNAGISAFGLFEHQDSQEIARQLTMNLTIPMQLTHALLSQIEFHQGSIINIGSAFGAIAFPCFTSYSASKFGLRGFSEALSRELANRSVHVGYFAPRTTATAINCAHVDEMNFALGNSVDSPEYVAQQLLTFITKKQKRMSIGWPEKFFARLNGFLPELVDNALAKKLKVICHYLPQLSLTQKKSHQQQESSNEIVK
- a CDS encoding TenA family transcriptional regulator, coding for MTLYQRLISETQTEREYLLSAPMIVQCMEGSFCLDDYVAFLTQAYHHVKHTVPLLMNVGAKLTEEKEWLREAVAEYIEEELGHQEWILNDIQHCGFDKETARHSQPSAATELMVAYAYDMINRLNPLGFFGMVHVLEGTSIAMADAAADSIEQKLQLPKQAFSYLRSHGALDQEHVKFFQSLMAKIYDEHEQQVIIHAAKRFFVLYGDIFRTLNPQHGIAKAA
- a CDS encoding AMP-binding protein — its product is MSLIDSIKQHQQKSVALSEESRALNYQQLISAVNELSAWLVAQKVTNVVLIADNSIDWVLVDLACQESAVCLTPIPTFFSGQQQQHVLSSVKPELVISAQGDGLNQVIDFPLCELNAFRVKQVETPLLPKGTTKVTFTSGSTGQPKGVCLDYQQQLNVANALRKTIDIEQPCHLSLLPFSLLLENIAGIYAPLLAGGIVKIANEHQRGFNGCQLQSVERLLALISQSNPNSFILVPELLLVLIGASKQGWQAPQNLSFIAVGGSKTSASVLAQARELGLPVYQGYGLSEVSSVVSLQSPKQMLDNASVGQLLPHINAEIRNDELVVTGNCFLGYLGQPESWCPQEVATGDLMSMKGKQLFYQGRKKNLLVNSYGRNISPEWLESELLASGLFSQVLVLGDNQPYCVALLVPVNSAVSTNSVAQFIMQVNQGLPQYAKIENYLCLTQAFSPLDNLLTTTGKLKRANIARFYQNEIYQLYQQPTLSEQTAA
- a CDS encoding thermostable hemolysin: MLTTHAAHNETCAYNSRKVTSTPVTVALVAQQDSARQSVEQFILQGYQKAFRACFSEFMPQLITLTKGKHCAALGLRNAQQPLFIEQYLAAPIETLTLFSSQQVARSQIVEIGNLYSNAKPLTLPLFLLTAVALFINEQRYMVFAGTEQVLSLIQSTGITPTVICPAKAEYIQNREDNWGRYYETNPNVVAVDLQQVVKVINRTPRYSKMFEQLSDEIAQLSQTLSLHLPFKHTGK
- the recR gene encoding recombination mediator RecR; its protein translation is MKFSPLVQELINAFKCLPGVGAKSAQRMAFHLLERNRIGGTKLAESLAKAMENIGHCRQCRTFTEQEVCDICLSPKRQARGQLCIVETPADVIAIEQTGEYQGLYFILMGHLSPLDGIGPDDLGLDILEKQLGQGQFSEVILATNPTVEGEATAHFIAELANKYQVNISRIAHGVPVGGELEYVDGNTLSHALSGRKHYSF
- a CDS encoding HD domain-containing phosphohydrolase, with product MDFSKDANILICDDSITNTLILKELIENELDANVICVTDPRNVQPELAEHTIDLVLLDIEMPYLNGFEVMDIIRQSTEVDELPILIITGNEGIDVRNKALASGANDFLNKPIDQIEVILRARNLLKIRKSYLLHKETNTVLEHQIEQRTDELNQSIKALLQSLAAAGELKDNETGKHVLRVGQFARILAQGYGLSKDLIHMIELTAPLHDIGKIGIPDSILLKPASLTEHEREIIKRHTIYAQDMINHDSPLIQMAKSIAVSHHENWDGSGYPNGLAGQSIPIEGRITALADVYDALTTKRPYKEPWPDQEVLHYIKDQSGKQFEPLLVEIFLANIEQFNAIKEELSDH
- a CDS encoding uracil-DNA glycosylase family protein, coding for MLLKKNYPIINTVPIESLLDKIRHCTLCASELPLAAKPILQASSQSKILIAGQAPGSITHEKGRPFDDKSGQRLRSWLGVSCAQFYDAKLFAIVPMGFCYPGKGQSGDLPPMPLCAKTWRAQVLAQLPDIQLTLMLGKYAINWHLQTNAKITDLAQDWQRLLAHNQLVLPHPSPRNNLWLKKNPWFEQQVLPALQQRVKQIIPDQVSR